Below is a window of Bacteroidales bacterium DNA.
TAAAAATCTTATGTGGCTAAAAATTTATTGGTTCTTTGGAGATTTACTTAACCAAAATCAGTATTAGGCAATTTCTCCAAATACCTTGTATAAATATCAATAAACATTGCATGTTTGATCTCCTTTAGTTGGACATCAAAGCCTGCTTTCATTTTTTAATAAAAACTAAATTTTCTGAAATAGGTAGGAATATGACGTTAGAATTACGATAAATATTGAATACTAACAATTTTATGAATTCATATTCAGCTCTGTGATCTCCTTTTTGGGGTCTACGATGGTATCTTCTCTAAAACACTTGCGCTAACTTCAATAAACACCGTTTGGTTTATTTCTTTTAGTTGTATACCAAACCTTGTTTTCCCTTTTTGTTTTTTTAATATTCCTTCATGTCCAGCTAAAGGACCATAGATTATTCTAACTTTTTCACCTTTACAAAACTCATTCTCAATAGTAACATCCTGATCAAGACTTAGCATTTTTTTAATGCATTCAATATCTTTAAACGGCACAATAGATGGCTTTCCGCCACAATGAAGAAAATTTACAACTTTTGTTAATCGTTTGATGTTATATAACTCAAATTCATATGTGTTTACAAATATATAACCTGGGAATAGGATGAGATCAATAAATTTCTTATGCCGGTTTTTCCAGATGCGTAAAGTTTTGGTCATTGGTAAAAATGACTCATATCCTCTTTTTATGAGTTCTTGGTATACCATTTTTTCGGCTCTAGGCCAAGTATATATAACATACCATTTACAGTTAGGCAGAATTGAAAGTTTTTCTCTGGAAGAAATACTTTCTGATGTAATTTGTTGTGTTACAGGTATCAAAGTTTAAACGTTTGAAAGATTTGAGTACGCCAATGGGTCGTCAGTTAGCAAATTCGCCTTGACTTGATTCCTTTTCTAAAATTTCCTCAATAAAAAAAGAGGAAACACATATAGACAATCAACAACCTATTGCACATCAAACATAAGATCCTCTATATTTTCTACAAAATTCTCATTCTTTGTCTGATTTCTCCAATATTATAACCATTAGTATAATCTATTGCTATCTTTTTCTTATATAATGGTTATGCGATTATCTGTTCTTTAAACATCTATGGTTGCAAATATATTGGTTATTTTATTCCCTACAAATATTTGAAGATATATTTTTAGTTATTTTCAATTATAATAAAACAAACATAATGAATACATGGGAAAAACAGTGTCAATATAGATTTTTACGTATTCTATGATAT
It encodes the following:
- a CDS encoding UpxY family transcription antiterminator; protein product: MVYQELIKRGYESFLPMTKTLRIWKNRHKKFIDLILFPGYIFVNTYEFELYNIKRLTKVVNFLHCGGKPSIVPFKDIECIKKMLSLDQDVTIENEFCKGEKVRIIYGPLAGHEGILKKQKGKTRFGIQLKEINQTVFIEVSASVLEKIPS